The segment gaagAACGAAGCTGCACGGcgcaaggaagaagaagacaaaaccCTAAGGAATTTTCTCCCAAAACGGCGTCAAAGAGGGAGCTAGGTTGGGTTCTTCATAACCGCACAGGCTGGGCCCTTTTTGCACACGGGTTGGATCAAAACATAGGCTGGGTCAAATCAGAACACACATGACCCAattaaaaacacacacacacaacccaacaaattaaaatactacaaCTAACACTACTCAAgcccaacaaaataaaaacactacaaatttGAAAAGCCCAAACCAAAAAcaccacaaataaaataacataattaaataaatactattGAATTAAAACACATGAAAATTAGGGATCTCatatcctcccccccttaaaagaAATTTCTTTGTCGAAATTGGCAGATTCCTTCATTGATTCCAAAACAAGATACATTACAAAGCTCAAAACAagcttgagaaagaaaagaaacattcAAAACTACCCGAACAAGTAGAAAGGTACCcgtaaaacaaaacatatatataatacttcaaAGTTAGAAAGGTACctataataaagagaaaagaagtacACGCAACAATAGTAATGATCAATCTCCAAAGTCTAAAACTTTAACCCcatcaaatctatttaaaaaaagtctctggaatcaaaacaaacctcaaacaacatgaattcAGCTCATAGACCTGTAAAATCCTACACATCAAAATCattcctaaagtctgcaaatTCTAAGACCTCCAATACCTACAATATTCTACCTTATAGTCCACTCCACTATcacatcaaatctaaaaatgacTTCTTAAAGACTATCTATACTTCAAAATCTCACATACTATAGTCAGTAGAACCTCagacctgtctctgataccaaatgtaacgccccgtacccgtatgggtcggagaattactacttgtcacttataaacatgtctcgcAACACACCTAAAGTCTCCAAAGATTTCATAAACaataatcaatctcatattttctaaataaacacattaaaaactccacaaagtcattactgcaataataataaaccaacGGGTCCACAATCTCCTAGTACTCATAACATACTAAACTGATAAATCCATAAGTCCTACCAAACCAAATACATAATTAAATCGAAAAGACATCAGAAATCCTTTTTTTAATGGTAGTACCCTAGGGTACTCGACACCCTCTCCTCAGCTTAGCCATGCTCACATTTCCTAATCctggtcctcagttggactctccacatcatctgaaaatattatgaagataagggggtgagttatcaacaactcagtaagcagaggacatatgctagagtgcaaacatgagcacttacaaagtacagtatgcagaacaacatattttcttgagttatcatgcagaacaaaacatgtttgcAAACGTAGCAGTGTAATGGTTTTAACTCACAtaaaacccagagtactttggcataacataacctgaacATCattatcacatcaaaacagagcatctcacagagcagagaccatgtttcacccccgtggtagggttgttaTCCGTAGTGGCCAAACCGGACAGaaacagaggtgaaatctttcccttattactctcggagccccgagtgtgcacataagaaagaccacataaaaactactttgtttccaaagtgggtatactcagagacagagaagttggtactaACTCAAACAGAGTAGAGTAGAGCAGAGACAAagtcatatacaaaatcattacactatgccaaaggttttcagatgccatatcaaagaaaaatagattatcaaaacatatttagatcattttcacatactgaaaacaagaGTTGGAGCATCTTTCTAATTCATTGCACAATTAGATTTTCAATATCgttctttttcagatttcagagacagcatgacaaaatatagctcatgtctacacaatgcatgccagaaaatattttccctttttcatacagatttcatgagtaatgcaaataaacgactgaggttgtttttcctaagttctcatttcataacaaaagcatgcaaaattttcagaaagttaACCTCAGTCTAAACAATTCATGTAAAGCCTAACATggaaaccccgcttacctgactcctgcatcgtattatctatgccttgaatttGACCTCTATTAGTCTCGTCacatattcataaaaaaatattatacactaAGTGTTAAAGACCAACAACACAACTTCGATCAAAACATTAAAACCCATGATTCCAAACCATATTTTAGCAAATTAACTCAACTCAAAGAGCCATATAATAATCTAGACAACccacacttcaacccaaaataccatataccATCCTGCCTTTTCTAATATCAGATTCCCAAAGTGCGTTTGTTCCAGGTAGGATCATTTCTGACAATACCATAGTGCCATATGAACTAATGCACTCAATGCAGAACAGAAGGAGAAATCACAAAGAAGGTTTTATGGCCCTCAAGCTTGAGTGGTCTTTTGTGCAGTTTGTGCTTCAACGTATGTGATTTGACACAGAATGGATAGAACTGATTATGGAGTGTATTGGCACTGTCTCCTACTCAATTCTTCTTAATGGATCACCTCAATCTCCCTTCAACCCTTCTAGGGGTTTACGTCAAGGAGATCCCCTCTCACCCTACTATGCTCTGAAGTTCTCACTTTTACTTTGAATCAAGCTGAACAAAAGGGCTTAATATCTGGCTTCCCTATCTCTAGAGGCTCTCTATCAGTTAATCAtctcttttttgcagatgatagcctaGTATTTTGTAAAGCTAAGTTGCAGGAATGGGGCAGGCTACATAACATCCTCTCATCTTATGAATTAGCTTCAGGTCAAAGGCTAAATCTTGAGAAATCCTCTATCTATTTTAGCAAGAACACAAGGCAAGAGATCCAAGACTCCATCCTGGCTACAGCTGGTTTCAAAGCGTCGGGgccttttgaaaaatatctgGGATTACCTTCTCACATCGGCAAGAGCAAATTAAGGGCATTTCTTCCCATTATTGACAGAATAAAAGCACAAATGACAAATTGGAAAACAAATCTGCTTTCTCTAGCAGGTAAGGAAGTATTGCTGAAATCAGTCATTCAATCCATTCCCACTTACTGCATGGGCATCTTTCTAATTCCCAAGGGCATCCTAAGGAACATTAATAAACTGCTATAGTCATTTTGGTGGGGAATTAGAAACCAGAATCCTAAAATGCACTGGCTAAGTTGGAAGGGTCTTGGAAAGGGTAAACGGGTTGGAGGTTTGGGATTTCGTGACTTTGAAGACTTCAATAGAGCTCTATTagctaagcaagggtggaggatcATCACCAATCCCCAATCCTTCAGCAAGAGTTAAAAGAAATGATTCTTATGTGTGGAAGAGTATTACAGCAGCAAGGTCATTACTATATGAGGGCCTTCTTTGGAAGATAGGTAATGGAAACACAGTGAAGATTTGGTCAGATCGATGGTTGCCTATCCCTTCATCTTACAAATCCCAATCTCCTCCAAAGGTTCTCAACTCAAATGCCACGGTTAGCTCTCTCATTGACCAAGACACTCACTCTTGGAATTTACACCTAGTTCAAAATGTATTCACTCCTAAGGAGGCTACCATCATTTCCAGAATTCACATTAGTCCCTGCAACAGGAGTGACAAGCAAGTTTGGAGATGCACTAAGAATGGTATATTCTCAGTAAAATCAGCATACCATCTACAAGTCTCTATGAATGGGATCAGTAAGGGGAAATCATCAGAATCGACCAAACATGAGGCCTTATGGAAACTGTTATGGAAGCTACAGGTGCCAAGCAATATCAACATGTTTCTCTGGAGATCAGCTAAGGAAATCCTTCCCACCAGAGTTAACTTACACAAAAGGAAGATCATTGAAACTCCCATGTGCCCAATTTGCTTAATTCTACCAGAAACTGTTTCTCACGCTCTTTGGACATGTAAGGCAGCCCAGGATGTTTGGTGCAGTAGCTCAAGAAGACTTCAGAAAAGTAGGACTGAGGACATACCCTTCTTTGACTTGCTAAAAGAGCTTCTATCCACCCTACCACCAGAGGAACTCACTAAGCTAGCTCtcacaacaaaagaaatttgGTATAGAAGAAACAAACTTATCTTTGAATCCAGATTTGAGTCACCTCAACAGGTACTAAAACGTGTGTCCAATTGCATGAGAGATTTGGAGGAGCTAACAAGGAACCAACAAAAGCACTCTACTCAGCATCAACCTCCAGCCAAGTGGTGCAAACCTCCAAccaatttctataaaataaattgggaCGCAGCCATCGACAAGGTCAACTGCAGGGTGGGCATTGGGGTGTCTATCAGAGATTGGTCAGGTCTTTTCACAGCAACACTTAGGAGCCCAAGTAACTCTTTTCCTGACCCCACTCTGGGAGAAGCACTCGCTGCATTACGAGCCGTGCAATTTGGAACTGAAATGGGATTACGAAATGTCATCTTCGAAGGGGACTCACTCCTAGTGGTGAATGGCATAAACAGTCTAGCTGAAGACTGGAGCTCGGAGGGGCTGATTTATCAAGACATCAAGCAACTACTAAGCAATTATTCTTCATGGTCAGTTTCTCATGTTCCTAGACAGGCCAATGTAAGGGACGATGAGAACCTCAAGTCATACCTTTCTCGATTAACAAAGAACATATGACAACAGATGACCAAGATGAAAAGATCACCTTGGCTGTGCTATTAGGAGGGGTCTGGACCACCTTTGCTGTGCTCTCATGATGGAGATTGCACGAAAGACCTCGACCACATTGAGAGAATTTATGGACTGCATAGACCGTTTCATAAATGCTGAAGATACGCTCTGAGCACTAACTGCCCCTAGGCAAACTTACTTAGAAAGAGAGGACAAAAAAAGGGCAGACCAGAATAAGTTTGACAAGGAAAAACTAGACTGGCCATGAAGTATTAGCCAAGTACTAGAGCCATGATGATGGCTATTCGGAACACTAGTCCCATGGCTTGTCGAGCTTCGTGCAAGGTTGCTGCCTGTGATGCATTGGCTGGGGAGCACTGCCCTCGGGCTATACCAACCCACAAGAGCCAGTTAGAATACAAGCCAGTCCCTAGATTGGACTTGCCAGCCTTTGCGGGGTACAAACCCAGTCTCATGACTGGccgcaaaggaaaaaaaaatatatagcaaaaATGGAATGCAACAAGAAGAATACGGAAATTTCACAAATAGAATCTTGCAAACAGGTATACAAAAATTCATCATAaagtcattttattattttattgtccaAACAggattagaagaagaaaattacatcattagaaattacaaagaacaaacagaaagaaaagTCTTATCCGAATAGCAATGCGGTGTCTTGAGTAGCAATGCGGTGCCCGGTAGATCTCGGGTCCATCTGAGCAAAAATGGAATGCTCTGCAATGTCTAGTAACACAAACAACAAAAGAAGGTCAAGGTTAAGAAAGAGCATCACGAAAGGCTAGGCTAGAGGCATGTCTACTACACCCATGGTCAGCATTTCATAATAAGTTGACTTATTTGGAGGGAGCCCACGAAGATTAAAAGTACGAAGACCAGTCTCTGGATTCTCAATCATCacctcccataaacgttcaagACCCTCCCTGTACTCGTTAATCCAAGTGTTATTTGCGCAAAGTTGGAGCCTGTCTAAGTTGAGATTCAATAAGGTCTGCGTGATGCCAAGTTGCGTCCAGAGAAGACTCTAAATGGGAAACCTTGAGTTGAAGCTACCGAAATGGCAAAGAGGCGAGAGAGGAGGGAATGAATAAAAAGTTAGCGATGGAACAGCTAAGCCTAAACCCGTGGCTTTTGGCAGGGAAATCCATGGGCTGAAGGTATTGACAAGATAACTGAAATGGATTGAAAGTTCATACTGTTAGTACCCTAGTATCTTGGTCATCTCTAAAGTGAAAATCTTTTGCAAACCATTTCCATGTATCTCTTATATTGGTAATTAAATAGTGCTTCCATGCAATGCAATTTACTTATTTAGGAGCATACAAGGACATATAAGGTAGTGATATTTACCATTGTCCTTCCTTCATAACTTACCATTTTTTACTCGTCACTAATATTAAATTGTATTTGTCTGTAGAGGCAGCTGCATGGTTGCTTCGAATTTCAAGTTTTGTGCTTAAGCTATAGTTTGTTTTTTGCTCACCCACTGAAGGTTTGTGAACCTCAATTTGAAATTATACTTTGTGGAATGTGAAACCAGCTGAGAGGATCTCGCTATGAAATTGTACTTGATGGCTATATGGTTTGATGCAAGAGATGGGAGATGCAGATTAATCATGTGAGTAGAATCATATTATCgtattatttatgatatatattatatggttagCCATTATAGATCAATTAAATTAGTTCGTATCAGCCGTTCAGCCTTAGGAGAAGAACAACGAGAAAAACACATGCTTAAATGATGTTCATCCCGGTATTCTTATGTATCAAAAATGCATCACAATTACG is part of the Juglans regia cultivar Chandler unplaced genomic scaffold, Walnut 2.0 Scaffold_650, whole genome shotgun sequence genome and harbors:
- the LOC109008289 gene encoding uncharacterized protein LOC109008289, translated to MNGISKGKSSESTKHEALWKLLWKLQVPSNINMFLWRSAKEILPTRVNLHKRKIIETPMCPICLILPETVSHALWTCKAAQDVWCSSSRRLQKSRTEDIPFFDLLKELLSTLPPEELTKLALTTKEIWYRRNKLIFESRFESPQQVLKRVSNCMRDLEELTRNQQKHSTQHQPPAKWCKPPTNFYKINWDAAIDKVNCRVGIGVSIRDWSGLFTATLRSPSNSFPDPTLGEALAALRAVQFGTEMGLRNVIFEGDSLLVVNGINSLAEDWSSEGLIYQDIKQLLSNYSSWSVSHVPRQANVRDDENLKSYLSRLTKNI